In bacterium, a genomic segment contains:
- a CDS encoding stage II sporulation protein M yields MNLESFVKTKKTNWYRLESLVTKHQGTERLSDNELSEMVKLYRSACADYAYACSAFPYDRIIQELNSIIGRSHNSIYGKRNIGFKAVLRFYSEIFPVIFRANVKYVLLSFFVFFLGTALSFSGGFVNPNLPRIFMGEQYVEMTEQNINQNDPFAVYSQSDSPVMSGFIMTNNIKVTFFAFGMGIFAGIGTLYVLFYNGLLLGVFFFIFYQRELLLDSLITVMMHGTLELASIFIAGGAGLIIGKAMLFPGSYSRKEALMLSGYEAVKLILGILPFLVIAAIIEGFVTRLDLPVYIRALFILSNVLLLIWYFLRKPDRYSP; encoded by the coding sequence ATGAATCTTGAATCCTTCGTCAAAACTAAAAAAACCAATTGGTATCGATTGGAATCACTGGTAACGAAACACCAAGGAACTGAAAGATTATCCGATAACGAATTATCCGAAATGGTTAAATTATACCGATCGGCCTGCGCCGATTATGCTTACGCGTGTTCGGCTTTTCCGTACGACCGCATTATCCAGGAACTTAATTCTATTATAGGCAGATCTCATAACAGTATTTATGGAAAACGTAATATCGGCTTTAAAGCCGTCCTACGTTTCTACTCCGAGATTTTTCCCGTCATTTTTCGCGCAAATGTAAAATATGTTCTGTTGTCATTCTTCGTTTTCTTTCTTGGAACGGCGCTTTCGTTCTCTGGAGGTTTTGTGAACCCGAATCTGCCCAGGATTTTTATGGGCGAGCAGTATGTGGAAATGACCGAACAAAATATTAACCAAAACGATCCGTTCGCCGTTTATTCACAGTCCGACAGCCCGGTTATGTCCGGATTTATAATGACAAATAATATTAAAGTAACTTTTTTCGCTTTCGGAATGGGTATATTTGCCGGAATTGGAACGTTATACGTTCTTTTTTATAACGGACTGCTTCTTGGCGTTTTTTTCTTCATTTTTTATCAACGCGAACTTCTGCTCGATTCTTTAATAACGGTAATGATGCACGGGACGCTTGAACTGGCATCCATCTTCATTGCCGGAGGAGCCGGCCTGATTATTGGAAAAGCGATGTTGTTTCCAGGGTCGTATTCGAGGAAAGAGGCTTTGATGCTTAGCGGGTATGAAGCGGTCAAATTGATACTCGGTATTCTTCCTTTTCTTGTGATAGCCGCGATAATTGAAGGGTTTGTTACCCGTTTGGACTTACCTGTTTACATAAGGGCGCTTTTTATTTTGTCCAATGTTCTTCTGTTGATATGGTATTTTTTAAGAAAACCGGATAGGTATTCCCCTTGA
- a CDS encoding response regulator transcription factor, whose product MKNLITVSLVEDDRDICSSLAKLINNTNVFTCIHQYHDCQSGVEGIIKDPPNIVLMDIGLPDRSGIEGISEIRAKLPDLNIIVLTAHENDDYVFNALCAGASGYIIKEASTERILGAIQEVLNGGAPMSTQIARMVVKSFQRKNTTTLSPREMEVLNELCTGKSYKMIADVLFISEETVRRHLKSIYKKLHVSSKSEAVAKALKERLV is encoded by the coding sequence ATGAAAAATCTCATTACCGTATCTCTTGTCGAAGATGATCGTGACATTTGCTCCAGTCTGGCGAAACTGATTAACAATACAAATGTGTTTACTTGTATTCACCAATACCACGATTGCCAATCTGGAGTTGAAGGAATCATCAAAGATCCGCCGAATATCGTTCTGATGGATATTGGCTTACCTGACCGGTCCGGCATTGAAGGCATTTCAGAAATCCGCGCGAAACTTCCCGATCTCAATATTATAGTTCTGACGGCACACGAAAATGACGACTACGTTTTTAATGCATTATGCGCAGGCGCCTCAGGATACATCATAAAAGAGGCCTCAACGGAACGAATATTAGGCGCAATCCAGGAGGTACTAAACGGCGGAGCGCCCATGAGCACCCAAATTGCCAGAATGGTCGTTAAATCTTTTCAAAGGAAAAACACAACGACACTTAGTCCCAGAGAAATGGAAGTTCTAAATGAACTATGTACAGGTAAGAGTTATAAAATGATCGCAGATGTTTTATTCATAAGCGAAGAAACCGTTCGCCGTCATCTGAAGTCTATTTACAAAAAACTTCATGTGAGCAGCAAATCTGAGGCTGTGGCGAAAGCGCTTAAGGAAAGATTGGTTTAA